The nucleotide window CATCAGGATGCTGATTTAACTGCATTTCCAGCACTCCACGGGGCATGTTCACCGCCTGGCGAATGTGTCCCTGACCATACTCCGCCGGCTCTCTCACATCAATAACACGCGCACCCTGCTCTATGGCTTCTTGCAGTTCTTCGGTGTTCACTTCTTTGACGCTCGATTTCGCTTTTCCACATAACTCTTGTGCTGTAATCATAATTTACCTCTTATTTGTTTATTCGACTTTGAAAATTGTTTCGTCGTCATTGCTGTTGCTGCCTGCCTTCCGTTAACCGAAAGCTGCTTTCTTTGAGCTGACGGTTTTAATCTGTTAATCAGCGTTTGTTTGCGTGCCACTATGAAATAAGCGGCGCGCAGTCCTGGTATTAAGTTGCTTAGCTTCGTTGACCAGTCACTTCCCCGATACTCGCTATGGTGCAGAAAATTCGAAACATAAAATTCAGACTCCAGGATTTCGAACCCCAACAATTCCAGCCAGTCTTTAACTCTTACTGGTGTAAAGTACCTCCCACACCATGGGAAACGTTTTTTATGGCGAATGAGAAAGCCACTGGCTACCGCCGGACTGTAGGGGTTAAACCCCGTCAGTATTAATACGCCATCGTCGTCCAGTACTCGCGTAGCCTCCCTAAGTAGTTGGTGCGGATGCCGACAAAATTCAAGGACAAAAGGAGCAATTAGGTTGTCGACACTGTTTTCCTTTAAAGCCAGCTCTGTTAACTTGCTGCGAACCGCTACGTCACTGCCTGTACCGACAGTAAACCACTGAGCTCCATTTTTAAGGCACTCATTAAGCCCCGGACCCAAAGAACCTATAGCCACGGTTTTCCCCGGCTTTAGTCGCCGCTGATGAGCTCGAATTAACTCAGCCGTCTGTTCCATCATGTAGTGGCCACAGGCCATTTGCTGCCAATTCCCGGGAGCCGCTAAATCAATTTTCGAATATGCTGGTTTAATTAACACGGCTAATTCCTGTATTATGAACTTATCTTCAACTTACTCGCTGGGTTTCTCATCCTAGCGTTATAGGGGTTAACATGCGAGTGCACGCTATTGAAGCTTTCGACGACAATTACATATGGGCAATTGAAACCAATAATAATGACAACGTTATTATTGTAGACCCCGGCGAAGCCAAACCCGTTCAACAATGGCTGGAACAAAATAATAAAAGTATTGAGGCTATTTTAGTTACTCACCACCATTACGACCATACTGGTGGCATAGCTGAATTGCTGGAACAAATCCCGTGTCCGGTTATCGGCCCCGAAAACCCTGATATAAAAACGCTCACCCGCACAGTTACAGAAGGCGATGAGCTGACCGTTGGAGGTATTCAGTGGCAAGTATTAACCACGCCGGGACACACACTGGATCACATCAGTTTTTATACTCCCGGCTTTCTATTTTGCGGTGACACACTGTTTTCCGGTGGTTGTGGCCGTATGTTTGAAGGTACGCCAGAACAATTTACGCATTCACTGTTAAAGCTGCGTAAGCTGCCGGGAGAAACTCGGGTCTTTTGTGCCCACGAGTATACTCAGGCGAATATAAATTTTGCCTTGAAAGTTGAGCCAGAGAACGCGGTGCTGCAAAGTTACGCTGAAAAGGTCAGAATGTTACGTGAACAAAAACAAATAACTCTGCCAAGCACGCTGCAGCTGGAGTTAGCCATTAACCCCTTTCTCCGGTTTGACCAGAAAAGCGTTATTTCAGCAGCCAATAAACATGCCGGAAGTGTAAAAAACACCCCAGAGGATGTTTTTTACACAATTAGGCAGTGGAAAGATAATGCCTGATTCTTTAAACTCCTCAAGATGTTCATAATTATCGGAAATAGATTGCGCATGATAAACAGCAAGCGAAAGAACGCATGGTTAAAGTATTGTATGGTGGCCAGTGGCCTGGCATTAAGTGGCTGCCAGAGCACAACGCTGTTTAGCAGTAATGAACCGGTAAGCTCAAAGAACGAAACGGCGGAACTGAAACTGACGGTCATTCCGGAAGAAGTGATCAGCCGGCACGCCGAAGAAGAAATCAAAATCAGCGAACCTGTAAAGCTTACCCCGCAGGAGCAGGAAGATTTGTGGGTGCGTATTCGCCAGCAACTCAGCTTTCATGTGCCCGATGTACCCAGAGTACAGAGCCAGCGCAACTGGTATGCCAGTCATCCGGAATATTTAGACCGTGTGGCTAAGCGTGCCGAACCTTATCTTCACCTCATTGTTGAAGAGCTGGAGAAGCGTGATATGCCCGTGGATCTGGCCTTATTGCCGATAGTCGAAAGTGCTTTCGACCCGTTCGCCTATTCCCATGGCAGCGCCTCAGGTGTCTGGCAGTTTATTCCGGGTACCGCGCGCCAATATGGTCTGGACATTAACTGGTGGTACGACGGTCGTCGCGATGTTTTTGCCGCAACACACGCTGCACTCGATTATTTACAGGCGCTTCACCGCTACTTTGACGGTAACTGGATGCACGCACTAGCAGCCTATAACTCAGGCGAAGGCCGGGTCGCCGCTGCAATTCGTAAAAATGAGCGTCTGAACAAACCAACCGACTTCTGGAATTTGTCCTTACCGCGCGAGACTCGTGCTTACGTCCCCAAATTATTAGCGTTAGCGGAAATACTCGCCAATAGCGAAGAGTACGGAGTCGCATGGTACCCTATAGAGAATCAACCCAAGCTTGAGGTGGTTGAAACACCTGCACAAATCGACTTGGCATTAGCGGCTGATATGGCTGAGATGCCTCTGGATTTACTGCACCAGTACAATTCTGGTTATAACCGCTGGGCAACGGCGCCAAACGGCCCTCACCGTTTACTTCTTCCGAATCAGAATGCAGAAAAGTTTAAACAGGCCTTAAATGAAACTGAACCAAAAGACTGGCTGAGCTGGACCCGCCACGAGGTTAAATCGGGTGAGAGCCTGCTCGTTATTTCTAAAAAATACAATACGTCTGTTGACGTGATACAGCAGGTTAATGACATCAGCAGTGATATCATTCGCGCAGGCGACCATCTGTTAGTCCCGGTTGCGACACTCAATATCGATAATTACAAGTTATCGCAGGATCAGCGCCGTGAAAATCGCCAAGATCAAAAACGCTCCGGTAAACGTATTGATTACGTGGTGCAATCTGGCGACACACTCTGGGATCTAAGCCGAGCATACCAAGTGAACTTGCGCGATTTAGCACGCTGGAACTCGATGGCTCCGGGAGATTATTTAAGACCTGGACAAGAGTTAGTGGTTTGGACGGAAGCCAAGCCATCGTCAACGGTACAAAGCAGTATTAACAGTATTATGCGTAATATTAGCTACCGTGTGCGTAGCGGTGACTCACTAGCCAGGATTGCTGATAAGTTTAATGTCACCATTCGCCAAATTGAGCAATGGAATAACATTCAACGCAATCGTTATCTACAGCCCGGACAAATGCTTAAGTTAAAAGTCGATGTTACCGAGGTGAGTAGTTGAGGCAACCTATGAACAACGTAAAGTACTTTTTTGTCTTTGCAGCGCTGCTATTTAGCGCTCAAACTTTAGCCGACTGGAAAGCCGAAGGTAGTGGTAAAATTATCTACCCTTCAGGCCGCACGGAACCTTTAACTTTTGGTTTCGAATATAAGAAGGTGTATGACACCATTATTTTTACTGCCGGAAAGTCACAAATGCGTACCTCACAAATGCCACCGAACTATATTCTTAATATGTTTGTGAATAAGCAAGGGCAGGTTTATGTGGCAGAGTTTGCTGATGGTTTTTTTAAAGGTTTCGAGCTCAATATTGGTGATCATAAAGTCAGCATTAATCATCGAAAAGAATTCGACGAAGATGAGCCCTTAAAGCACTTACTTGTACAAATCGATGATCGTCGTTTTCTGCTAGAAAGCACGCACCCAACTATACGGTTCGAGTTTGACGAAGAAAAAGGCATTGTCGATATTAATGGCTCAGGCCTGCTGAAAGACCTGAGCTCAAAAGGACGTTAATCTCTGAGCAGTTCAGTTAACGCATTTTCATCTAGTATATCGAGCCCAAGGGACTGGGCTTTGGTCAGTTTTGACCCGGAATTTTCCCCGGCAACCAGCGCGGTTGTTTTTTTAGAAACACTGGAAGCAACTTTCGCCCCTAACGCCTCTAAAGCAGACTTCGCTTCGTCACGAGTCATGGCCGACAAGGTACCGGTAATAACGTAGGTATTGCCGGATAAACGATCACTTTGCACGGAGCTTACCTCGTCCCCCTCAGGCCAGGAGATAAACTCACGCAACTCCTTGACCACCTGCTGGTTGTGGGGTTCATGGAAAAAAGACACAATGTGCTTAGCGACGACAGCACCAACATCCGGAACTTCCTGTAGCTGTTCACTTTCAGCGGCAACTAAAGCATCCAGGTTTTTGAAATGATTCGCCAGCGCGTTAGCCGTCGCTTCCCCTACTTCCCGAATACCTAATGCATAGATAAAGCGAGCTAAGGTTGTTTCCTGCGTCGATTTAATAGAATTTCGTAGATTTTCAGCA belongs to Idiomarina sp. PL1-037 and includes:
- a CDS encoding LysM peptidoglycan-binding domain-containing protein translates to MINSKRKNAWLKYCMVASGLALSGCQSTTLFSSNEPVSSKNETAELKLTVIPEEVISRHAEEEIKISEPVKLTPQEQEDLWVRIRQQLSFHVPDVPRVQSQRNWYASHPEYLDRVAKRAEPYLHLIVEELEKRDMPVDLALLPIVESAFDPFAYSHGSASGVWQFIPGTARQYGLDINWWYDGRRDVFAATHAALDYLQALHRYFDGNWMHALAAYNSGEGRVAAAIRKNERLNKPTDFWNLSLPRETRAYVPKLLALAEILANSEEYGVAWYPIENQPKLEVVETPAQIDLALAADMAEMPLDLLHQYNSGYNRWATAPNGPHRLLLPNQNAEKFKQALNETEPKDWLSWTRHEVKSGESLLVISKKYNTSVDVIQQVNDISSDIIRAGDHLLVPVATLNIDNYKLSQDQRRENRQDQKRSGKRIDYVVQSGDTLWDLSRAYQVNLRDLARWNSMAPGDYLRPGQELVVWTEAKPSSTVQSSINSIMRNISYRVRSGDSLARIADKFNVTIRQIEQWNNIQRNRYLQPGQMLKLKVDVTEVSS
- the gloB gene encoding hydroxyacylglutathione hydrolase, which produces MRVHAIEAFDDNYIWAIETNNNDNVIIVDPGEAKPVQQWLEQNNKSIEAILVTHHHYDHTGGIAELLEQIPCPVIGPENPDIKTLTRTVTEGDELTVGGIQWQVLTTPGHTLDHISFYTPGFLFCGDTLFSGGCGRMFEGTPEQFTHSLLKLRKLPGETRVFCAHEYTQANINFALKVEPENAVLQSYAEKVRMLREQKQITLPSTLQLELAINPFLRFDQKSVISAANKHAGSVKNTPEDVFYTIRQWKDNA
- a CDS encoding methyltransferase domain-containing protein; its protein translation is MLIKPAYSKIDLAAPGNWQQMACGHYMMEQTAELIRAHQRRLKPGKTVAIGSLGPGLNECLKNGAQWFTVGTGSDVAVRSKLTELALKENSVDNLIAPFVLEFCRHPHQLLREATRVLDDDGVLILTGFNPYSPAVASGFLIRHKKRFPWCGRYFTPVRVKDWLELLGFEILESEFYVSNFLHHSEYRGSDWSTKLSNLIPGLRAAYFIVARKQTLINRLKPSAQRKQLSVNGRQAATAMTTKQFSKSNKQIRGKL
- a CDS encoding rhodanese-like domain-containing protein codes for the protein MITAQELCGKAKSSVKEVNTEELQEAIEQGARVIDVREPAEYGQGHIRQAVNMPRGVLEMQLNQHPDVAGYDNALERIAEKPLYLICRTGGRSALAAESLQRMGFDNVYSVDGGMSAWQEKKLPVVAGE